The DNA window ATCCGAGCCCGACCAGCCGCCCTTGGTAAAGTTGGCCATCGAGAAGCCCGGCGCGACCACGCCCATGAACACCAGCAGTTCGAAGATCGCCAGCAAGGCCATCAGCAGCTCGAAGGTGGCGGCCACCTGCACGCCGACGATGTTGAGCGTCATGAAGATCAGGTAGGCGCCCACGGCCGCCAGCTTGGGGTCGATCTGCGGGTACTGCACGTTGAGGTAGGCGCCGATCGCCAGCGCGATGGCCGGCGGGGCGAACACGAACTCGATCAGCGTGGCGGCGCCGGCCAGGTAGCCGCCGGTGGGGCCGAAGGCGCGCTTGCTGTAGGCGAAGGGGCCGCCCGCGTGCGGGATCGAGGTGGTCAGCTCGGTGAAGCTGAAGATGAAGGTGGTGTACATGGCCGCGACGAACAGCGCGGTGATGGTGAAGCCGAGGGTGCCGGCCGAGGCCCAGCCATAGCTCCAGCCGAAGTATTCGCCGGAGATGACCAGCCCGACGGCGATGCCCCATAGCTGGAAGGTGCTCAGCGTCTGCTGCAGCGCGGGCTTGCCGGCCGCTTGTTTTGCGTTCATATTTTTCCCCTAATTTAGCCGCGTCTGAGGCCCGGATGGACGCTTGGTCCGGGCGGGTATGGAAGTTGCTGCGAATTTCAGTATAGAAGCGGGGTTAGGCGGGCCGTTATCGAAAATCGGCAAACTTGAGGCCGCCCAGCCCGGCGGCGACGTGAAATACAACAGCGACAACAGCGGGAAGGAACTGATATGCACCAGACTGCAACACAGTTGTTGCACCATGCGCGCGAGGTGCGCACGGTGTTGGCGCACGACGCCGATGCGCTGGCCAGCGAACTGACCAACTGGCAGCAGCGCTACGACCAGATCAGCTCGGGCCTGTTTCGCGGTGCCCTGACGGAACGTCAGTTACCCCAGCTACAAGTGTTCCGCGAACGCCTGAGCCAGTCGGTGCGGCAGTCGTGCCGCGTGTGGCCCGACGCGATCTGGTTCGGCCTGCCCGACCACGCGGCGGCCACGCGCATCAACGGCCGCCAGACCGAGGCCGATTCGATCATGGTGCAGCCAGGCAATGTTGAGTTTGAGTTGGTCACGCCGAGTGACTATAGGATCTACGGCATCGTCGCCAGCCGTCAGTTGCTGACCGACACCGCGCGGGCGCATGGCTGCCAGATCGACTGGCAGCGCGTGCAGTCGGCCGATCTGCTGCAGGTCGACGCGGCCGAGCGCGCGGCCTTTCTGCGCACCCTGGCGCGGCTGCTGCCGGATGAAACGCAGCCGGGCTCCGGCGCGGCCGAGCCGCAGTGGCAGCAAGGCGTTCTGCTGGCGTTATTGGATATGCTGGACCACCGCTGCGTGGAGCCGGAGGTCGCCGCCAGCCTGCAACGGCGGCGGCGCGTGGTGGCGCTAGCGCGCGAGTATATCCACGCGCACCGCAGCGAGGCGATCACCGTGCCGGAACTGTGCGAGCAGGTGCACGTGAGCCGCCGCACCTTGCAGTACTGTTTCGAGGATGTGCTGGGCATGAGCCCCATGCTGTACCTGCGCATGATGCGGCTGAACGGCGTGCGCCGCCAGTTGAACGACGGCGCGCCGGGCGAAGTGGCGATAGGCGATGTGGCCGACGCCTGGGGGCTGAGTAATTTCAGCCAGTTCTCCAGCGACTACCGCAAGCTGTTTGGACACTGCCCGTCGGCGACGTTGAAGGCGCGCGCTCAGTAAAGCGCGCCAACCCGCACTGCCCGGCGGTGACTCGGCGTCCCCGTCGTACCCCACTGGGTACGACCCCTAAGTGGTGACACAGGCGTATCGCTAAAAGCGGGCGGGTTTCGACTTGGCTCAGATGATTTGAAACGCGCCGGCGGCGGCGCCAAGCGCGATCAGCACCACCGGATTGAGCTTGGTGCGCAGCAGGATCAGCGCCGACAGCAAAGTCACGACATCGGCGCGCCAGTCGGTGTTGGAGATGCCGGTGAACAGCCAGGCGGTGGCGGCCATCAGGCCGATCGACATCGGGCCGAACGCCTCGCCCAACGCGCGCGACATGCGCCCGCCCGCGCGGCCGGCGTGCCAGCGGATCGCCGTCAAGGTCAACAAGGTGGACGGCACGATCACGGCGATGGTGGTCATGATGGCGCCGGACCAGCCGCCGATCAGCCATCCGACCAGTGAGATGAACAGCAGGTTGGGACCAGGCGCCGCCTGGGCGATGGCATAGGCGGCGGAGAACTGCTCGTTGGTCAGCCAGTGCTGGCCTTCCACCACGTACTGCCCCACCTGTGGCGCCAGCAGCACCACGCCGCCGCCTACGGCCATCAGCGACATCAGCGCGATATGCAGCGACAGTTCCGCGACCGGCGATTGCTCATTCATGTTTGTCTCCCAGCAGATACGCGGCGGCGGTGCCCAACGGCGCCAGCACGCAGAACACCAGCGCCAGCTGCCACTTCAATAGTCCCAGCGCGATAAAGGCGAGCACCATCATCAACAGCTTCAGTTGATCGTGCTTGCGCCGCCAGTGGGCCTTGGCGAACATCGCCGTCGCCATCTTCGCCGCCGTCGCCAGGATCAGGCCCGCCGCGACGGCGGCCATGCCGCCGATCGCGCGCCGGATGATCTCCACGTCGCCGAACTGCTGGTAGACGACACCCAACCCGATGACGATGAAGAACGGGCCGAGAATCAAGCCACCCACCGCCGCCAGCGCGCCGGCGATGCCGGCATAGCGGTTGCCCACCATCAGGCCGACGTTGCAGACCGTCGGCCCGGGCAGCATCTGGCTCAGCGCCATGCACTTGGCGAATTCTTCCGCCGTCAGCCATTTGTGCTGCTCGACCAGGGCGCGGTAGGCGAAAGGCATGACGCCGCCAAAGCCCATCAGCGCCAACCTGGAGAAGACGAAGAAGATCGTTGATGGTGACAAGTGGTCTGTGCGCTCGGTAAGCGCGCCTGCCTGGGTGTGCATGGTGTGTACTCCTGGACTCGATGGCGGAATTTTCCTCCTCCAGCAAATATAAGTACAATGAATTTATTTAGACTATTCATTCAACAAATTAATGAAAGCCTTTGATGAAGATTGATATTCTCGGCGTGCAGGCGTTTGTCGCGATCGCGGACTTCGGCGGTTTTCAGAAAGCGGCGGACACGCTGCACGTGACGCAAACCGCGGTGACGCAGCGGCTGCGCAATCTGGAGGAATTCCTCGGCGTGATGCTGGTCGAGCGCACCACGCGCACCATCGCGCTGACCGGCATCGGCAAGGACTTCCTGCCGCAGGCGCGCAGGCTGTTGCTGGAGCTGTCGTCCACGCTGACCGAAATCCGCGAGACCGGCAAGGCACAACGCGGCGACATCTCGATCGCCAGCGTGCCGACGGCCGGCATCCAATTCCTGCCCGAGATCGTCCGCGAGTACTCGGCGCGTTTTCCCGCGAACCGCGTCAAGATACTCGATCACGCATCGGCGCGCGTGGCCGAGGCGGTGTTGAGCCGCGAGGCGGAATTCGGCATCAACCTGTCCGGCAGCACTCACCCTGATTTGGTCTCGGTGCCGGTGGTGCAGGATGACTTCGTGCTGCTGTGCCGCGACGACCACGCGCTGGCGAAACGGCGCTCGCTGACGTGGGTACAGATCCAGCCTTACCCGCTGATCTTCTCCGGCGACGTCAACGGCAACCGCGCGCTGCTCGACAGCTACCTTGGCGACAAGAGCATGAATCTGAGCCTGCAGTTCCAGTACGAGGTGCAGCGCAGCTCCACCGCGATCGGTCTCGTGGCGGCCGGCGTGGCGGCGGCGATCGTGCCCAATCTGGCGATCCAAAAAGGAACGTATCCGCGCCTGCGTGTGATCAAGCTGAAGGAGCCGACCATCTCGCGCCAGCTGGCGCTGATCACCCGCAAGGCCGGCCACCTGTCGCCGGCGGCGCGGGCGCTGTACGACATGATCAAATCCGCATGACCAACGGGTGGGGGTAGAGAGCGGAACACGCTCACCGCCCCACCTCGGTTTTTCGGCAAGCCGTGGAGATAAAAAAACCCTCCCGGCGCGAACGCGGGGAGGGTTTTGGCGGAGCGGCGGCGATTACACGACCGCGCCATCCGTTTCATCTTTTTCCTTGATCGGCTTGATCAGGTCTTCGCGCTTCACGCCCAGCCACATGGCGATGGCGGCGGCGACGAACACCGACGAGTAGATACCGAAGCAGATACCGATGGTCAGCGCCATGGCGAAGTAGTGCAAGGTCGGACCGCCGAAGAACAGCATCGCCAACACCATCATCTGGGTGCTGCCGTGGGTGATGATGGTACGCGAGATGGTCGACGTGATCGCGCTGTCGATCACTTCATGCACGCTGGCTTTGCGCTGCTTGCGGAAGTTCTCGCGGATCCGGTCGAAAATCACCACCGATTCGTTGACCGAGTAACCGAGCACCGCCAGGATACCCGCCAACACCGTGAGCGAGAATTCCCACTGGAAGAAGGCGAAGAAGCCGAGGATGATCACCACGTCGTGCAAGTTGGCGATGATCGCCGAGACGGCGTACTTCCACTCGAAGCGGATGGCCAGGTAGATCATCACGCCGATGACCACCATCACCAGCGCCTTCAGGCCGTTCTGGGTCAGCTCGTCGCCGACCTGCGGGCCGACGAATTCCACTTTGCGCAGCTCGACCAGCTCGACGTTGTTCGCTCCCGTGCACGCCTGCTTGAACACGTGCTCGCCCTTGGCGTTGATGTTGTCGATCTGGGTCAGGCCGCCCTTTTCAGCAGCGCACAAGGCCTCGTAGACCTTTTGCGACGCATCCTTGGCGGTGATGTTCTTCACCACCGGCAGACGCAGCAGCACGTCGTGCGCCGTGCCGAAGCCGGCCGCCTCCGGATGCTCGTAACCGATGCCGCGCAAGGTCGAGCGTATCGCCTCGAGGTTGGCCGGTTGCGCGTACCGCAGCTCCATCACGGTGCCGCCGGTGAACTCCACCGACAGGTTCAACGGGCGATAGAACAGGAAGAACACGGCCGCGACAAAGGTCAACGCCGAGATGGCGTTGAAAATGATCGCATGCCGCATGAACGGTATGTCTTTTTTAATGCGGAAAAATTCCATGTGATAGCCTCGAATTATTTGGTATCAGGACGCGTCGCGACCTTGCCGCCGGTCGCGCCAGCCGCGTTATCCGGCCGCCATACGGTGCCGATGGCGATCGATTGCAGCTTCTTCTTGCGGCCGTACCAGAGGTTGACCACGCCACGCATGATGAACACGGCGGAGAACATCGAGGTCAGGATGCCGAGCGTGTGCACCACGGCGAAACCGCGGATCGGACCGGAACCGAACACCCACAGCGCGATACCGACGATCAAAGTGGTGACGTTGGAATCGATAATCGTCGCCCACGCGTGGTCGAAGCCGGCCGAGATGGCCGACTGCGGCGAGGCGCCGGCGCGCAGCTCTTCACGCACCCGCTCGTTGATCAGCACATTCGAGTCGATCGCCATGCCCAGCGCCAGCGCGATCGCGGCCATGCCCGGCAGGGTCAAGGTCACGCCCATCAGCGACAGCAGGCCCACCAGCAGCAACAGGTTGCACGCCAGCGCGAACACGCTGAACAGACCGAACATCATGTAGTAGGCGATCATGAAGACGGCCACGGCGGCAAAGCCGTACATCGTCGAGTGGCGGCCCTTGGTCACGTTCTCGGCGCCCAGCTGCGGGCCGATGGTGCGTTCCTCGATCACGTCCATCGGCGCGGCCAGCGCGCCCGAGCGCAACAGCAGCGCCAGTTCGGACGAGTTCTCCATCGTGCCCATGCCGGTGATCTGGAAGCTGCTGCCCAGTTCGGCCTGGATGGTGGCGACCGACAGCACTTCCGGCTTGCCTTTCTCTTTCAGCACGATGGACATCTTCTTGCCGATGCGGTCGCGGGTGGCGTCGCGCATGCGGCGGCCGCCGTCGCCGTTCAGGTCGATGCTGACGGCCGGCTGGCCGTTCTGGTCCTGGCGCGCGGTGGCGCTGGAGATGTAGTCGCCGGTCAGGATCACATCCTTGCTCAGCACGACCGGCACGCCCTTGCCGACGGTGAACAGTTCCGAGTTCAGCGGAATCGACGACGTCAGTTCGGTACCCGGCGTGATCGATTCGTCGACCATGCGGATTTCCAGCGTGGCGGTGCGGCCGATGACGGCGCGCGCGCGCGCCACGTCCTGCACACCAGGCAATTGGACGATGATGCGGTCCGGGCCTTGCTGCTGGATGATCGGTTCGGCCACGCCCAGCTCGTTGACGCGCTTGGACAGGGTGGCGATGTTTTGCTTGACGCCTTCGTCGGTGGTCTGCTTGAGCGCCGCCGGTTTCAGGGTCATCACGGTTTTCAGGTCGGTGTCGGCGCCCGCATCGGCGAACGTCACGTCCTGCAGCTGGTCGCCCAGCACGGCCTTGGCCTTCTGGCGGGTGGCGTCGTCGCGGAAGCTGATGACGATGGTGTCGCCCACGCGCTCGATGCCGGCGTGGCGCACGTTCTTGTCGCGCAGCAGGCTGCGGGCTGACGCCTGCATGCCCTGCACGCGCTTGGTCAGCACGGCCTTGGTGTCGACCTGCATCAGGAAGTGCACGCCGCCGCGCAAGTCGAGGCCGAGGTACATCGGCGTCGCGTGCAAGGCTTGCATCCATTTCGGGGTGTCCGGCTGCAGATTGAGGGCGACCAGGTACGACGGATCGGCGGGGTCGGCGTTCAGCCCTTTTTCCAGCACGGCCTTGGCGCGGAACTGGGTGTCGGGATCGGGGAAGCGCACGCGCACCGAGGCGTAGGTGCCGGTGCCGTCGAAGGTCAGCTCGCTGTGCGGGATTTTTTCCCGGGTCAGCACTTCATCGACCTTGGCGATCATGTCCGACGTCAGCTTGAGCGTCGATTTGCCACTCGTCACCTGCACCGCCGGCGATTCGCCGAAGTAGTTGGGCGCGGCGTACAGCGCACCCAGCAGGATGGAGACGGCTATGAGGATATATTTCCAGACGGGATAGCGATTCATATTGTTCAACGATCAGGGTTAGGCGTCGGATGCAATACGGCCCGCTTATCGTGCATATCGTCGAATAAGCGGGCCGGGGCCTGGGCCGGTTACAGCGCCTTGAGCGTGCCTTTCGGCAGGACCATGGTCACGGAGTTCTTCTGCACCACCAGTTCGGCGCCGCTGGAGATCTCCAGCGTGATGTACAGGTCGGAAATCTTCGAGATGCGACCGAGGACGCCGCCGGCGGTGACCACTTCGTCACCCTTGGCCAGCGCTTCCATCATGGCCTTTTGTTCCTTGGCGCGCTTCTGCTGAGGACGAATCATCAGGAAGTACATCGCCACGAACATCAGAATCAGAAAACCGTACTGGCCCAGGAAGCCGCCGGTCGCGCCGAGGGCGTCGAGTGGATTTTGGGCATACGCATTGGATATAAACACAGGTGACTCCGATAATAGTTTGAAAAAACAGCGCTGTATTCTAGCACTGGCCGGAAGCCGAAAGGACTTCCGGCTATATGGGTGGTTGAATTCTTTTTACAAGACTTGCAACAGTTGTTGAACCAATTAGATGCCGCGCGCCCGTTCCGCATGGAATTGCAGGGTCCAGGCGTGGAAGCGGTCGTCATCCAGCGCCTCGCGCATCTGGCGCATGATGTCCAGATAGTAGTGCAGGTTGTGGATGGTGTTCAGGCGCGCGCCCAGGATCTCCTGGGTGCGGTTCAGGTGGTGCAGGTAGGCGCGCGAGAAGTTGCGGCAGGCGTAGCACGAGCAGGTGCTGTCCAGCGGCTCCTTGTCATCCTTATAACGCGCGTTCTTGATCTTGATGTCGCCGAAGCGGGTGAACAGCCAGCCGTTGCGGGCGTTACGGGTAGGCATGACGCAATCGAACATGTCGACGCCGTTCGACACGCCCGCCACCAGGTCCTCCGGCGTGCCCACGCCCATCAGGTAGTGCGGCTTGTTGGCCGGCAGTTTGGGACCCACGTGCGCCAGGATGCGCATCATGTCCTCCTTCGGCTCGCCGACCGACAGCCCGCCGATGGCCAGGCCCGGGAAGTCGATCTCTTCCAGGCCGGCGAGCGACTCGTCGCGCAGGTTCTCGAACATACCGCCCTGGACGATGCCGAACAGCGCGTTCGGGTTCTCGCCGCGATGGAATTCGTCATTGGATCGTTGCGCCCAGCGCAAGGACATACGCATCGACTTTGCCGCCTCGTCAAGGGTGGCCGGGCGGTTGTCGATTTCATACGGCGTGCATTCGTCGAACTGCATGACGATGTCGGAATTGAGCACGCGTTGGACCTGCATCGACACTTCCGGCGACAGGAACAGCTTGTCGCCGTTGATCGGCGAGTTGAAATGGACGCCCTCTTCCGTGATTTTGCGCATCGCGCCCAGCGAAAACACCTGGAAGCCGCCCGAATCGGTCAGGATCGGCTTGTCCCACGCCATGAAGTCGTGCAGGCCGCCAAATTTGGAGATGACGTCGTTGCCCGGGCGCAGCCACAGGTGGAAGGTGTTGCCCAGGATGATCTGGGCGTCGATTTCCTTCAACTCCAGCGGCGACATCGCCTTGACCGAGCCGTAGGTGCCGACCGGCATGAAGATCGGGGTCTGCACCACGCCGTGGTTGAGTTTGACTTCGCCGCGGCGGGCCTTGGTCAGGCCGCTGCTATCGGTCTTGTGTAGCGTAAATTCCAACATTGAAGATTCCTTATTATGCTCGGGCTTGCGTCGTCAGCAGCATGGCGTCGCCATAGCTGAAGAAGCGGTATTCGTTGGCGATCGCGTGGGCGTAGGCCGCGCGGATCGGTTCAAAACCGGCAAAGGCCGACACCAGCATCAGCAGGGTCGACTTGGGCAGGTGGAAATTGGTGATCAGGCGCGTGACGGTCTTGAACTGGTAGCCCGGTGTGATGAACAGCGCGGTGTCGGCGCTGCCGGCCTCCAGCTGGCCGCCCTGCGAGGCCGACTCCAGCGCGCGCAGGCTGGTGGTGCCGACGGCCACCACGTCGCGGCCGGCCGCGCGGGTCGCGCGCACCGCGTCCACGGTTTCCTGCGGCATCGTGTACCACTCGGTGTGCATCTTGTGCTCGGACAGCACCTCGGCGCGCACCGGCTGGAAGGTGCCGGCCCCCACGTGCAGGGTCACATAGGCGAAGTTGACGCCCTTGGCTTTCAGTTCGGCCAGCAGCTTTTCGTCGAAATGCAGGCCGGCGGTCGGCGCGGCGACGGCGCCCGGCACCTTGTTGAACACCGTCTGGTAGCGCGTCTCGTCGAAGGAATCGGCGTCGTGCTCAATGTACGGGGGCAGCGGCAGGCGGCCGTGCGCCTCGATCAGGTCGAACACGTCGGCGTCGAAATGCAGGGTGAAGAACTCGCCGGCGCGCTCGCCGACGGTGACGTCGAAGGCGTCGGCCAGGCGGATCTTGACGCCGGGGCCGGGCGATTTGGAGGCGCGCACCTGGGCCAGCACGGTGCGGTTGTCCAGCACGCGCTCGACCAGCGCCTCGATCTTGCCGCCGCTTTCCTTGACGCCGAAGAAACGCGCCTTGAGCACGCGGGTATCGTTCATCACCAGCAGGTCGCCGGCCTGCAGCAGGCCGACGATATCGGCGAACTGACGGTCGACAATCTGCTCGCCGTCCAGGTGCAGCAGGCGGGAGGCGCTGCGGTCCGGCAGCGGGAATTGCGCAATACGCTCTTGCGGCAGGTTAAAATCGAAATCGGAAAGCGAGTACATTTTGCGGACTTCTGGAAACTGTTGAAGAAAATCGGCTACGCCACATCGTGTGGGTAGCCTTACAATACCGGCGTTATTGCCATTGATTTGTCACGGGCAACCCTCTATTTTACGCTAGTGCCCGAAAAACGCTCGAATATGCCCGTGATTCCGTCAAAACCCGCCTCAAAACCTGCCAGGAAGACCGTCAGTCCGGAAGCCAAGCTGGCCAAACTCGGCCTGCACACGGACATGGATCTGGTGCTGCACCTGCCGATGCGCTACGAGGACGAAACCCAGGTCATCACCATCGAAGAGGCGCGCCTGCACGGCGGCGACACCTCGCAGGTCGAGGGCGTGGTGGTCAAAAACGAAATCACCTACAAGCCGCGCAAGCAACTGCTGGTGCACATCGCCGACGAAACGGGCGACCTGCAACTGCGCTTCATGAACTTCTACGGCAGCCAGGTCAAGCAACTGGCCGAGGGCACGCGGGTGCGCGCGCGCGGAGAGCTCAAGCACGGCTTCTTCGGCGCCGAGATGGTGCACCCGGCCTATAAGGTCATCAACGAAGGCGCCCCGCTGCCGACGTCCCTGACGCCGGTGTATCCGTCGGGCGAAGGCCTGTCGCAGCCCATCCTGCGGCGCGCCATAGGCGACGCGATGAAACGGGTCGACTGGACCGACACCTTGCCGGCCGAGCTGCGCGCCGAAATGCAGCTATCGGACTTCGAACCGGCGGTCCGGCTGCTGCACTATCCGCCGCAACAGGTGGACGAGCACGCGCTGGCGGACCGCTCGCATCCCGCGTGGACGCGGGTGAAGTTCGACGAACTGCTGGCGCAGCAGCTGTCCTTGAAACGCGCACAGCGCGCGCGCCGTTCCAAGGGCGCCGCCGCGCTGAAGGTGGTCGGCGCGTTGTCCGAGCGCTTCCAGGCCGCGTTGCCGTTCAAGCTGACGGGCGCGCAGCAGCGCGTGCTCAATGAAATCCGCGCCGACTTGCGCCACCCGTATCCGATGCAGCGCCTGTTGCAGGGCGACGTAGGCAGCGGCAAGACAGTGGTGTCCGCGCTGGCCGCCGCGCAAGCGATCGACAGCGGCTTCCAGGCCGCGCTGATGGCGCCCACCGAAATTCTCGCCGACCAGCACTTCCGCAAGATCGCCGCGTGGATGGAACCGCTGGGTGTGAAAGTCGCGTGGCTGACGGGCAGCCTGAAGAAAAAAGA is part of the Oxalobacteraceae bacterium OTU3CAMAD1 genome and encodes:
- the recG gene encoding ATP-dependent DNA helicase RecG is translated as MPVIPSKPASKPARKTVSPEAKLAKLGLHTDMDLVLHLPMRYEDETQVITIEEARLHGGDTSQVEGVVVKNEITYKPRKQLLVHIADETGDLQLRFMNFYGSQVKQLAEGTRVRARGELKHGFFGAEMVHPAYKVINEGAPLPTSLTPVYPSGEGLSQPILRRAIGDAMKRVDWTDTLPAELRAEMQLSDFEPAVRLLHYPPQQVDEHALADRSHPAWTRVKFDELLAQQLSLKRAQRARRSKGAAALKVVGALSERFQAALPFKLTGAQQRVLNEIRADLRHPYPMQRLLQGDVGSGKTVVSALAAAQAIDSGFQAALMAPTEILADQHFRKIAAWMEPLGVKVAWLTGSLKKKDKLAAYELIESGEAQLVIGTHALIQEAVIFANLGLVIVDEQHRFGVGQRLTLRNKGNEGAIPHQLMMSATPIPRTLAMTYYADLEVSVIDELPPGRSPIVTRSIDQNRRDEVIERVHAAALEGRQIYWVCPLIEESEALQLQTATDTHALLAEALPDLSVGLVHGRLKPTEKQTVMDAFIANQMQVLVATTVIEVGVDVPNASLMVIEHAERFGLSQLHQLRGRVGRGSAASVCLLLYQSPLGGVAKQRLMTMRETTDGFEIARRDLEIRGPGEFLGARQSGQAMLRFADLETDGWLVDQARDVAHDLLHADSAEKAATVEAHLARWLGGREEFLKV
- a CDS encoding chromate transporter, with translation MHTQAGALTERTDHLSPSTIFFVFSRLALMGFGGVMPFAYRALVEQHKWLTAEEFAKCMALSQMLPGPTVCNVGLMVGNRYAGIAGALAAVGGLILGPFFIVIGLGVVYQQFGDVEIIRRAIGGMAAVAAGLILATAAKMATAMFAKAHWRRKHDQLKLLMMVLAFIALGLLKWQLALVFCVLAPLGTAAAYLLGDKHE
- the tgt gene encoding tRNA guanosine(34) transglycosylase Tgt: MLEFTLHKTDSSGLTKARRGEVKLNHGVVQTPIFMPVGTYGSVKAMSPLELKEIDAQIILGNTFHLWLRPGNDVISKFGGLHDFMAWDKPILTDSGGFQVFSLGAMRKITEEGVHFNSPINGDKLFLSPEVSMQVQRVLNSDIVMQFDECTPYEIDNRPATLDEAAKSMRMSLRWAQRSNDEFHRGENPNALFGIVQGGMFENLRDESLAGLEEIDFPGLAIGGLSVGEPKEDMMRILAHVGPKLPANKPHYLMGVGTPEDLVAGVSNGVDMFDCVMPTRNARNGWLFTRFGDIKIKNARYKDDKEPLDSTCSCYACRNFSRAYLHHLNRTQEILGARLNTIHNLHYYLDIMRQMREALDDDRFHAWTLQFHAERARGI
- the secF gene encoding protein translocase subunit SecF, encoding MEFFRIKKDIPFMRHAIIFNAISALTFVAAVFFLFYRPLNLSVEFTGGTVMELRYAQPANLEAIRSTLRGIGYEHPEAAGFGTAHDVLLRLPVVKNITAKDASQKVYEALCAAEKGGLTQIDNINAKGEHVFKQACTGANNVELVELRKVEFVGPQVGDELTQNGLKALVMVVIGVMIYLAIRFEWKYAVSAIIANLHDVVIILGFFAFFQWEFSLTVLAGILAVLGYSVNESVVIFDRIRENFRKQRKASVHEVIDSAITSTISRTIITHGSTQMMVLAMLFFGGPTLHYFAMALTIGICFGIYSSVFVAAAIAMWLGVKREDLIKPIKEKDETDGAVV
- the queA gene encoding tRNA preQ1(34) S-adenosylmethionine ribosyltransferase-isomerase QueA; the protein is MYSLSDFDFNLPQERIAQFPLPDRSASRLLHLDGEQIVDRQFADIVGLLQAGDLLVMNDTRVLKARFFGVKESGGKIEALVERVLDNRTVLAQVRASKSPGPGVKIRLADAFDVTVGERAGEFFTLHFDADVFDLIEAHGRLPLPPYIEHDADSFDETRYQTVFNKVPGAVAAPTAGLHFDEKLLAELKAKGVNFAYVTLHVGAGTFQPVRAEVLSEHKMHTEWYTMPQETVDAVRATRAAGRDVVAVGTTSLRALESASQGGQLEAGSADTALFITPGYQFKTVTRLITNFHLPKSTLLMLVSAFAGFEPIRAAYAHAIANEYRFFSYGDAMLLTTQARA
- a CDS encoding chromate transporter, with amino-acid sequence MNEQSPVAELSLHIALMSLMAVGGGVVLLAPQVGQYVVEGQHWLTNEQFSAAYAIAQAAPGPNLLFISLVGWLIGGWSGAIMTTIAVIVPSTLLTLTAIRWHAGRAGGRMSRALGEAFGPMSIGLMAATAWLFTGISNTDWRADVVTLLSALILLRTKLNPVVLIALGAAAGAFQII
- the secD gene encoding protein translocase subunit SecD, with amino-acid sequence MNRYPVWKYILIAVSILLGALYAAPNYFGESPAVQVTSGKSTLKLTSDMIAKVDEVLTREKIPHSELTFDGTGTYASVRVRFPDPDTQFRAKAVLEKGLNADPADPSYLVALNLQPDTPKWMQALHATPMYLGLDLRGGVHFLMQVDTKAVLTKRVQGMQASARSLLRDKNVRHAGIERVGDTIVISFRDDATRQKAKAVLGDQLQDVTFADAGADTDLKTVMTLKPAALKQTTDEGVKQNIATLSKRVNELGVAEPIIQQQGPDRIIVQLPGVQDVARARAVIGRTATLEIRMVDESITPGTELTSSIPLNSELFTVGKGVPVVLSKDVILTGDYISSATARQDQNGQPAVSIDLNGDGGRRMRDATRDRIGKKMSIVLKEKGKPEVLSVATIQAELGSSFQITGMGTMENSSELALLLRSGALAAPMDVIEERTIGPQLGAENVTKGRHSTMYGFAAVAVFMIAYYMMFGLFSVFALACNLLLLVGLLSLMGVTLTLPGMAAIALALGMAIDSNVLINERVREELRAGASPQSAISAGFDHAWATIIDSNVTTLIVGIALWVFGSGPIRGFAVVHTLGILTSMFSAVFIMRGVVNLWYGRKKKLQSIAIGTVWRPDNAAGATGGKVATRPDTK
- a CDS encoding helix-turn-helix domain-containing protein translates to MHQTATQLLHHAREVRTVLAHDADALASELTNWQQRYDQISSGLFRGALTERQLPQLQVFRERLSQSVRQSCRVWPDAIWFGLPDHAAATRINGRQTEADSIMVQPGNVEFELVTPSDYRIYGIVASRQLLTDTARAHGCQIDWQRVQSADLLQVDAAERAAFLRTLARLLPDETQPGSGAAEPQWQQGVLLALLDMLDHRCVEPEVAASLQRRRRVVALAREYIHAHRSEAITVPELCEQVHVSRRTLQYCFEDVLGMSPMLYLRMMRLNGVRRQLNDGAPGEVAIGDVADAWGLSNFSQFSSDYRKLFGHCPSATLKARAQ
- a CDS encoding LysR family transcriptional regulator, whose amino-acid sequence is MKIDILGVQAFVAIADFGGFQKAADTLHVTQTAVTQRLRNLEEFLGVMLVERTTRTIALTGIGKDFLPQARRLLLELSSTLTEIRETGKAQRGDISIASVPTAGIQFLPEIVREYSARFPANRVKILDHASARVAEAVLSREAEFGINLSGSTHPDLVSVPVVQDDFVLLCRDDHALAKRRSLTWVQIQPYPLIFSGDVNGNRALLDSYLGDKSMNLSLQFQYEVQRSSTAIGLVAAGVAAAIVPNLAIQKGTYPRLRVIKLKEPTISRQLALITRKAGHLSPAARALYDMIKSA
- the yajC gene encoding preprotein translocase subunit YajC → MFISNAYAQNPLDALGATGGFLGQYGFLILMFVAMYFLMIRPQQKRAKEQKAMMEALAKGDEVVTAGGVLGRISKISDLYITLEISSGAELVVQKNSVTMVLPKGTLKAL